The region CTCGGCACCAAGTGGAGTCGCCTCGTCGTCGCCCGGCAGCCAGTACGTCCCACGTCCCAGCTCGCCGCCGGTGCCCAGGACGTATGGGAGATCCGGATCGAGCTGGGCCATCGCCCGAATCAGCCTCTGCCCCCTGGGCTCATCGACGATGCAACCCGTCCGATACACCCATCTCGTCAGATCGGGCTCCGACGGCCTGCTGCCCCGAATGAGACGGTGCTGCAAGCCCAGTTTGCGGGCGATCCGAGGAGCCACGTTCCGATCGGGCCTGCCGGCATCGTCGTTGATGGTGAACGTCACCAGCGTGATGGCGTCGACGAAGTCTCGTGAGCAGGCCAGTATCATTCGTGAATCCCTGCCGGCAGTGAGTGACATCTGCACCGCACCGTCTCGTACCAGCGCACCCACGTTCTTTCGGAGCGCGGCGGCGATCACCTGCACCATCTCCGCCGGGTCCTTCGCATAGGTGATGTCCTCGGTCGGCCAGTGCCGAACGACCTGCCACCGCTCCAGGTCGAGGTAGTGATTGGGCATCACGTAGTCGACGGACTCACGCGGGGTCAGCCCGAACGGGTACACCCTCTGAGAACCGGGAATCCCGAGCGCCTCGACGAGTCCGACCCGGTCCCCGCACCCCGGGATGGAGGGAATCAGGAATGGTGACGAGGCGACGATGCGATGGGCCGCACAGAACAGCGATCCCAGCGATCCCATCGCATCTGGATACAGTCGCGCATCCCCCTGGAAGAGGAACATCGCCAGGTACCTGCCGCTATACGCACACAGGAGCTGCTCGATCTCGCCATAGTCGACCGGGTCGGTCTTCACCGTCCACTCGACATCTGTCTGCACCAGCTCGCCCTCGGGCGAGACCGCATACCCCACGAGCCATCCGGCCTCTGCCCCCCGACACCTGATGGACACCACCGGCAGCTCAGGATCATGGACCAGATGCCATCCGCCGGAAGAACGTTCAGACCACCCGTCTGGGGTGTCGAGCCGGGATGCGGACAGCCGGAACTGCCCCGCCAGATCCGATTCGTCGAAGAGGCCTTCGTATCGTGATGGCAGGTACGCCGACTCTTTGGTTGGAAGAACGTCGCTGCGGTCCACACGGGAACGCTAGCGCGCCGTCGGCGCGCGCCTGTCATTCCAGCGGTCCGGGGAAGTGTCTCTGTGCCACACACAGGAGTCGGGCCGACCGTCCCGAACACGAGCCGGTGTGTGACGACTCGCTATGATTCCCACGCAGAGTGGGTGAGTGGGTGACTTGCTTCTCGATCATGTTCTGCACCCACCCGATGACCGGTCTGCCAACCCGACGAGGTAACCATGCCTGATCGATACCACCGATGATGCAACGGATCAGAGCCGCGTGGTACTGGCTGATGCACCCGGAGGGGACCCTGACCAATCGGGCGGTCAACGCCGGAGTGTGGGCCTTCGCATTGACCATGACCACACGCGGGCTGCGAACCGTGCGCGTCATCGTGCTCGCCAGGCTGCTGTCACCGGACGATTTCGGTCTGATGGGAATCGCGCTGCTGACGCTCGCATTCCTCAACGCTTTCACGACCACAGGGTTCAACCAGGCCCTCATCCAGCGTGAAGGGGACATCAGAGGCCACCTCGATGCCGCCTGGACCGTTTCCATTCTGCGCGGGCTCCTGATCGGTGGCCTCATCATCGCCGGCGCTCCGATCGTGGCAGGCTTCTTCCACACCGCGTCGGCGGTCGGCATCCTGCGTGTCATGGGGGCCAGCATGATGATCTCGGGTTTGAAGAACGTCGGTGTCGTGTTCTTCGACAAGGACCTCCAATTCCGGCAGCGGTTCACCTTCCGGTCCATCCCACAAGTCATCGACCTCATCGTCGCCGTCACCGCCGCAATCATCCTCCGCAACGTGTGGGCACTGGTCTTCGGTGTCCTCGCACGCGAGATCTCGACGACGGTCGCCTCCTATATCGCGCATCCGTACCGACCTCACCTCAACTTCGACCGCCAAAAGATGCGCGAACTGCTGAGCTTCGGTATCTGGATCTTCGGCTCTGCGATCCTTTCGTACTTCAGCGCCAACCTCGACGACATCGCCGTCGGACGAGTGCTCGATGCGACCATGCTCGGCTTCTACACCACCGCGTACACCCTGTCTTCGATCACGAGCCAACAGATGACGGGAGTCATCACCGAGGTCGCATTCCCGGCGTTCTCGAAACTTCAAAGTGACAAGGACCGGCTTCGTAGCGCGTACCTTCGGACCTTGCGCGCCGTCGCGCTGGTCGCGTTTCCGGTTGCCGCAGGCCTGTGGTTCGTGGGCCCACAGTTGGTCGGCACGTTCATGGGCACCAAATGGCTGCCGTTGATCCCCGCCTTCAACGTCTTGCTGCTGTGGGGCCTGCTTCGATCGATCGGGTCGACAACCAGCCCGCTTCTCTTCGCCGCGGGAAGGCCGGACATCAACACCAAGCTCCACCTCGTGACTGTGGTCTTGTTGGCGGTGGTGATCTATCCGTTCACGACCGCCGGAGGTATCGTCGGAGCGGCCTGGGCAACGATCGTTGCCGGTCTCTTCCCCGTCGGGTACCTGCTGCTCCTCACCGGACGGTTCCTCAAAGCTCCCCGGTGGACCATCTTTCGAACCATCACGATACCGGCGGCAGCTTCACTCGTCATGACCGGTGTGCTGGTCCTCGCCCGAGATCCTCTCGGATTCACCTCCGGTCCGTGGCTGCTCGGATGGGGACC is a window of Actinomycetota bacterium DNA encoding:
- a CDS encoding lipopolysaccharide biosynthesis protein, producing MMQRIRAAWYWLMHPEGTLTNRAVNAGVWAFALTMTTRGLRTVRVIVLARLLSPDDFGLMGIALLTLAFLNAFTTTGFNQALIQREGDIRGHLDAAWTVSILRGLLIGGLIIAGAPIVAGFFHTASAVGILRVMGASMMISGLKNVGVVFFDKDLQFRQRFTFRSIPQVIDLIVAVTAAIILRNVWALVFGVLAREISTTVASYIAHPYRPHLNFDRQKMRELLSFGIWIFGSAILSYFSANLDDIAVGRVLDATMLGFYTTAYTLSSITSQQMTGVITEVAFPAFSKLQSDKDRLRSAYLRTLRAVALVAFPVAAGLWFVGPQLVGTFMGTKWLPLIPAFNVLLLWGLLRSIGSTTSPLLFAAGRPDINTKLHLVTVVLLAVVIYPFTTAGGIVGAAWATIVAGLFPVGYLLLLTGRFLKAPRWTIFRTITIPAAASLVMTGVLVLARDPLGFTSGPWLLGWGP